A genomic window from Quercus lobata isolate SW786 chromosome 10, ValleyOak3.0 Primary Assembly, whole genome shotgun sequence includes:
- the LOC115965057 gene encoding uncharacterized protein LOC115965057: MTEELEQLWKKLSFTEEEDEDIVLGENSTKTAKELGKNCLVMKVLTQRSINIEALRKTMRMLWKTNKTVQISEIEELFLVEFSDPKDKKKIMEMCPWSFEKNLVLLQEFSGELVPKEVDLKWSPFLVQILNLPLKSRTRETGMEIGSKLGKVLDVDVSEKGVQWGRYLRVRIQMDVTKKLIWAKKVSIENDEPRWVFFQYERLPNFCYLCGKIGHSEHECSEKGETNGGVGKEKHKYGAWLRAEPVKRSGYSFGTPNQRSEESDQALGGSWKEANTADRHVPHVP; this comes from the coding sequence ATGACAGAAGAACTAGAACAGCTTTGGAAAAAACTCTCCTTCACGGAGGAGGAAGACGAAGACATAGTCTTGGGAGAGAATAGCACAAAAACAGCAAAAGAACTAGGCAAAAATTGCCTAGTCATGAAGGTCCTTACCCAGCGTAGCATCAACATAGAAGCCCTGAGGAAAACCATGAGGATGCTATGGAAGACAAACAAGACTGTTCAAATATCGGAGATTGAAGAACTTTTCCTTGTGGAATTCAGTGAcccaaaagacaaaaagaaaatcatggAAATGTGCCCATGGAGCTTTGAGAAAAATTTGGTGCTTCTACAGGAGTTCTCAGGCGAACTAGTCCCAAAGGAAGTAGACCTTAAATGGTCACCCTTCTTGGTCCAAATCTTAAACCTCCCTCTTAAAAGCAGAACTAGGGAGACAGGCATGGAGATTGGCAGCAAACTTGGGAAAGTCCTTGATGTTGATGTCTCGGAGAAAGGCGTTCAATGGGGACGGTACCTACGGGTTAGAATCCAGATGGATGTTACAAAGAAACTTATCTGGGCAAAGAAGGTTAGCATTGAGAATGATGAACCAAGATGGGTTTTCTTCCAATATGAAAGATTACCAAATTTTTGTTACTTGTGTGGCAAAATCGGACACAGCGAACACGAATGCTCTGAAAAGGGAGAAACTAACGGTGGggttggaaaagaaaaacacaaatatggGGCTTGGCTGCGCGCCGAACCGGTGAAGCGTTCAGGCTATAGCTTTGGGACACCGAACCAGAGATCTGAAGAGTCCGATCAGGCCTTGGGTGGTTCTTGGAAGGAAGCAAACACAGCTGACAGGCACGTGCCCCATGTGCCCTAA
- the LOC115965055 gene encoding uncharacterized protein LOC115965055, giving the protein MANVKAPGLMTSPPNFMDLFWCVMEAKPAQDLEAFVTTAWFLWNNRNAVRHGETSRTALQIFEASRIYLAEFQTHCVSSNAPQSHVLTLWKPPPPGWYKTNVDGAVFKERSQCGIGVVVRNDKGQIMGALSKTLPYPLGALDVEAKAAEIGIIFSWELGLREIILEGDSQTVMNAIASHDPGSIQIQQLVTGIKSWVPKFRAWKTSFTRREGNKAAHLMAKHAKLISVCTIWVEDTPPIIMSQVLNDVSDLGFSPV; this is encoded by the coding sequence ATGGCAAATGTCAAAGCCCCTGGCCTCATGACCAGCCCACCAAACTTCATGGACCTATTTTGGTGCGTAATGGAGGCCAAACCAGCCCAAGACCTTGAAGCTTTCGTAACAACGGCTTGGTTCCTTTGGAATAATCGAAATGCAGTGCGACATGGGGAAACTAGTAGAACGGCCTTGCAAATTTTTGAGGCTTCAAGAATCTACTTGGCGGAGTTCCAAACCCACTGTGTTTCTTCTAATGCCCCTCAGTCCCACGTCCTTACTCTTTGGAAACCCCCTCCACCAGGTTGGTACAAGACAAATGTTGATGGGGCTGTTTTCAAGGAACGGAGTCAGTGTGGGATAGGAGTGGTGGTTCGGAACGATAAAGGCCAAATAATGGGAGCTCTTAGCAAAACACTCCCATACCCGTTAGGAGCTCTAGACGTCGAAGCCAAAGCTGCTGAGATTGGCATAATTTTCTCCTGGGAGTTGGGCCTTAGGGAGATTATTCTTGAAGGGGATTCCCAAACTGTTATGAATGCCATTGCCAGCCATGATCCGGGCTCTATTCAGATCCAGCAACTTGTTACTGGTATAAAGTCTTGGGTGCCAAAGTTTAGAGCTTGGAAGACATCCTTCACACGCAGAGAAGGGAACAAGGCAGCTCACCTCATGGCTAAACATGCCAAACTGATTTCTGTATGTACTATTTGGGTGGAAGATACTCCCCCTATAATTATGTCTCAAGTCCTTAATGATGTATCTGATTTGGGTTTCAGCCCAGTTTAA